A window of Cohnella herbarum contains these coding sequences:
- a CDS encoding adenylate/guanylate cyclase domain-containing protein: MSLKESIKKKVKEIMDEDFVTEDVTYVPSIDNAKLTFGNKGLRFEATVLFIDMRGSTKILNNHNKSTVAKIHMAYFHTIIKLADKLGGEVRSFNGDSMLVFFQGTSKTTLTNAVQAAMQMKYMITNSESGINNYLAKYSAIDFGIGLDDGKILCTKIGVGGDSNNKDLIWIGNSVNKSVVLSDKAHSPNHVCISNYVYTNLEDRLKYVTEKDFLGRDVKKDIWSSGTIEYNGSNETYYYTTYHVAVN, translated from the coding sequence ATGTCTTTGAAAGAAAGCATTAAGAAAAAAGTCAAGGAAATAATGGATGAGGATTTTGTTACTGAAGATGTAACCTATGTTCCCTCTATTGATAACGCTAAGTTAACATTTGGAAATAAAGGATTAAGGTTTGAAGCAACTGTATTATTTATAGATATGCGGGGCTCAACAAAGATACTGAATAATCATAATAAATCTACGGTTGCCAAAATACATATGGCTTACTTTCATACAATAATAAAATTAGCAGATAAGCTCGGTGGAGAAGTGAGGAGCTTTAATGGCGACAGCATGCTAGTCTTTTTCCAAGGCACATCAAAAACAACTTTAACTAATGCAGTTCAAGCTGCAATGCAAATGAAATATATGATTACCAACTCTGAAAGTGGAATAAATAACTATTTAGCCAAGTATTCAGCTATAGATTTTGGAATTGGTTTAGATGATGGGAAAATTCTTTGTACAAAGATCGGGGTTGGTGGGGATTCCAATAATAAAGACTTGATTTGGATTGGAAACTCTGTTAACAAATCTGTCGTATTAAGTGATAAAGCTCATTCTCCTAACCATGTTTGTATATCAAACTATGTTTACACTAACCTCGAAGATCGATTGAAATACGTAACTGAAAAGGATTTCCTAGGTAGGGATGTAAAAAAAGACATCTGGTCAAGTGGGACAATAGAGTATAACGGTTCAAATGAAACCTATTACTATACAACCTACCATGTAGCTGTCAACTAG
- a CDS encoding DinB family protein, whose translation MKKYALQQFNYHVWANRKICEYLQELSEEVYRKEIVSVFPTIFDTMVHIYVIDRGWLSFFVAGGVTDMSVEYLERLKDSIDSIVAETKGKRIEELSQMMNDLADRFRIFIEQHEDIEVVYPSGTFNARCVDYIQHFVNHGTYHRGNVTAMLRQLGHPGTPTDYGFYLYSLSQ comes from the coding sequence TTGAAGAAGTATGCATTGCAGCAGTTCAATTATCACGTTTGGGCGAACCGGAAGATTTGCGAATATTTACAGGAGCTTTCAGAGGAGGTATACCGAAAGGAGATTGTCAGCGTATTTCCGACTATCTTCGACACAATGGTTCATATTTATGTGATTGATCGAGGTTGGCTGTCATTCTTTGTCGCGGGTGGCGTCACTGACATGTCGGTTGAATATTTGGAGCGCTTGAAAGACTCGATCGATTCCATAGTGGCAGAGACTAAAGGAAAGCGCATAGAAGAGTTAAGTCAGATGATGAATGATCTGGCCGATCGATTTCGGATATTCATTGAACAGCATGAGGACATCGAAGTCGTTTATCCTTCCGGGACGTTCAATGCCCGGTGTGTGGATTATATTCAGCACTTTGTGAACCATGGAACGTACCACCGCGGTAATGTGACCGCCATGCTTCGGCAATTGGGGCATCCGGGAACACCCACAGACTATGGTTTTTATCTGTATTCTTTAAGCCAGTAA